The proteins below come from a single Pseudochaenichthys georgianus chromosome 14, fPseGeo1.2, whole genome shotgun sequence genomic window:
- the snrnp35 gene encoding U11/U12 small nuclear ribonucleoprotein 35 kDa protein: MVDWSPIAKVYDPLKAGSIDGTDVEPHDRAVWRAMTARYKPNKGVVGDPLLTLFVYRLNPQTTEEKLHQVFSKYGDIQRLRLVRDIVTGFSKGYAFIEYKEERSVVRARRDANKLVVDQNEVVVDFEQERTLKGWVPRRLGGGQGGKKESGQLRFGGRDRPFRKPIHLGFGAMQDQGGGGGREWDRQGEKDKEDRGRHREPEWVNKGRRDDRSQRDDRSQRDRSRHRDRR; the protein is encoded by the coding sequence ATGGTTGACTGGAGTCCGATAGCGAAGGTGTACGACCCGCTGAAAGCTGGCAGCATCGACGGCACGGACGTGGAGCCCCATGACCGGGCGGTATGGAGGGCTATGACCGCCAGATACAAGCCCAACAAAGGCGTTGTTGGAGACCCACTGCTGACGCTGTTTGTGTACCGCCTGAACCCCCAGACGACGGAGGAAAAGCTGCATCAAGTCTTCTCAAAGTACGGAGACATCCAGAGGCTCCGGCTGGTTCGGGACATCGTTACCGGTTTCTCCAAAGGATACGCCTTCATTGAGTACAAGGAGGAGCGGTCTGTGGTCCGGGCCCGCCGGGACGCCAACAAGCTGGTGGTGGATCAGAATGAAGTGGTTGTGGATTTTGAGCAAGAAAGGACCCTCAAGGGATGGGTCCCCCGGCGGCTTGGGGGCGGGCAGGGAGGCAAGAAAGAGTCCGGACAGCTGCGGTTCGGTGGCAGGGACAGGCCTTTCCGTAAACCCATCCACCTGGGGTTCGGTGCTATGCAGGACCAGGGAGgcgggggagggagggagtgggACAGACAAGGGGAGAAAGACAAGGAGGACCGGGGGCGACACAGAGAGCCGGAGTGGGTCAACAAAGGGAGGAGAGATGACCGGAGCCAGAGGGACGACCGGAGCCAGAGGGACAGGAGTAGGCACCGGGACAGGAGATGA
- the LOC117458610 gene encoding uncharacterized protein codes for MFIQNANLQNARRQHDFFLRSPPYRGEPPTVAGFLLYPDTPAKMETTSREAFRSRAISQQDRGKGNNSASNTQQVSNRSLPTSSRQAGRGSSRRDREAGEDEEGHNPDETAWTKKQETTYMQSQYQKDFPPPSSCHRRRTPALPQPDNIGINPAFRIDFSTVQREDYPGWPIMNPRRTGRSRQDNQT; via the exons ATGTTCATACAAAATGCCAACCTACAAAACGCCCGTCGCCAGCATGACTTCTTTCTGAGGAGTCCACCCTACAGGGGGGAGCCGCCTACAGTGGCAG GATTTCTTCTCTACCCGGATACTCCCGCTAAGATGGAGACCACATCCCGAGAAGCTTTCCGCTCGAGAGCCATCTCACAACAAGACAGAGGCAAAG GAAACAACAGcgcctccaacacacagcaGGTGTCCAACCGTTCTCTTCCCACATCCTCGAGACAAGCAGGAAGAGGAAGCAGCCGCAGGGACCGGGAAGCAGGGGAGGACGAGGAAGGCCATAACCCCGACGAGACAGCATGGACAAAGAAACAAGAAACGACATACATGCAGTCTCAGTATCAGAAGGATTTCCCTCCTCCGTCCTCCTGCCACAGGAGGCGAACACCTGCCCTCCCACAGCCAGACAACATCGGCATCAACCCCGCCTTCAG GATCGACTTCAGCACTGTGCAGAGAGAGGATTACCCTGGTTGGCCCATCATGAACCCCCGGAGGACTGGGAGGTCTCGCCAGGACAATCAaacatga